Below is a genomic region from Hyphomicrobium nitrativorans NL23.
GAAGACAGGCTTACCACTGCGGCGAATCTTGATCTTGGCGTAAAGGCCGATGTCACCTTCGATATCGGCGATAGATGCTAAGTCGTCACGCGTACATAGGACGTCGCAGTCCACGTCCAAGAGCAAGATGGTTTTATCGGGGTGGCGCTCCATGGCGTTCCGGACATGGAGGGGCTTCGCGAGCGTATTCGCTTCCCAGCCACCGGGCCGCTTGTCGACCTTCACGAAATCATGAGGGACACCGAGGGTGTCAAGGCGTTGCTGAAGTGGGGAAACCCACTTCGTATAATCTGGCGTGTACCAGCCACAGGCCACGAAGTGATCGTGAAACATAAGGATGTGTCCTCTCCCTCAGAGACGGGGAAGATACATTGACGATATACATGATACAAATGATTTATGCTAAATCGTTGATGCGTATGATGGATTGACCTCATCCTATGACACAGGCGCATAGTGCGCCGATGGATGACGATGTACGACCTTATCAAATCCGGCTCTCGACCGGCTTCTGGCGGAAGGTTGATGAATGGCGCCGCGTGCAGCCAGACATCCCTACGCGCGCCGAAGCAATCCGCCGCCTTGTTGAGATCGGCTTGACCACAGAGAAGAATAAATCGAAGCAATAGCCACTAAGTCTGCTTATGATCCATCTAGGCTGCTGAGAAATCTCTGATCGAGACCAGGATGGTGTTTGGTCTACTTAGAGCTGGGTCTAGCTTTGGCATAGCCCCTGGCTCCTCTTGTTCTTGCTCGTAGAATCGATCTTCAAAAATTTCTGCGCGATAATCAGAGCGAGTAATTCCTCCCCCGATAGGGGCGGGCCACCCCCCACACACCCCTTGGTGTTGTCCACCTCTCGGCAAGCTGAACACCGAGATGTGTGTCCATCACTGTCCGAAGTCGGAGCGTAGCGCAGCCTGGCCAGCGCAAGCACCCGTTAGCCCGCTAGGGCGAGGAGCACGAGCTTGCTCGCTGCGACGAGGGTGCGACCGTCGTGAGGCGTCAGCCGAGCGACGCACCAGACTGGATGCGAATGAGTGCTTTCGCATACCAAACGCATACTAAATCGTGATATTCTGTGGCTGTCGCCATCACAGGCAGACAGCTAAGAACTTGAGATTGCTGTGGGGGTTTTGGTCGGAGCGAGAGGATTTGAACCTCCGACCCCCACGTCCCCCAGACTGGTGCGCTAACCAGGCTGCGCTACGCTCCGACTTCGGCCCCCCTTATGTCCGGCATCGCGGCTTTGGTCAATGTCTCGTTCGCGTTTCGCGTCAACGTGCAGCCTCGCCCTCGGCAATCCATGTGGCGAGAGCGGCGACCCGGTCGGGGAGATGGCGCACCAGGGGCAGCAAACGCCCAGGTGGCAGAGCGACGGCAGCGAAAAGGCCGGGCGTCATCGTCAAATCATGGGCGACGACCGCGGAGGTGCCCGCAGCCACTGCGAGGCCGTCGGCCCCTTCCGGGACGCGGCGCGGCCTCAGCCGCTCAAGGATGGGCCCTACGCCGCTCCCCGTGGCTTTCGCGACCGCCTCGATGCGCACCCATGCCCTGAGAAACCGTGTGTCCGGATCGCCCTCCGCCAAGGGTACGCCAGCGGCCAGCGCGACGGCGGCGCGCTCAATGGGCGCGCGTCGGGCGGCGGGGATTTTAACCTTCCGGGCGTGCTCAAGATCGACGCCGACGGGGCCGACATCCGACAACGCGATCAGAGCCGATGCTGCCGTATGCGCCAAGCTGAAGCTTACGCTCGCGCACGCCAGCGCAGGCTTTCCCGATTCGCTCACGACGAACGGCGTGTTCCGAATGTCGGGGCCGCATTTGCGTTCGAGGAGAGCACGAAGCGCGATATGCGCAAGCCGGCGGTTTCGACGCGCGGCCGAATCCGTCATCGCGGCAAAGCGCGCATTATCGGCATCCGACAAGCGGGGCGTTGCGGATTCCAGCGCGTCGAGCGCACTCGACGCCTTTTCAAGATCGACGAACCAAAGTTCCGCGTGGGCCATCGCCGTTCCGTCGCACCTTTGTCAGCTCAAAGCTACGCCGGACCGGACGCGCTCGAAACGCCGACGCCGGACCATACGAATGCATGGCCCGGCGTCGCGTAAAGAAAAAAGCGAAACCTGTGCAAGCGTTGTAATCAGGCTCCGACGGCCCGGGCGCGGCGCGGCGCGCGCACCGGCTCGCTTTTCCCGATCGTCTCAAGCAGCATTGCGCGGCACTCTTCGAGCTCCTTGATGGCGGCTTCGATCGTTGCCAGTTGATCCGTCGCGCTCGTGCGCTGACGGCCACCGCCACGACGCGTTGCGGCCACGGCCACCGGGCCGCGTCCCGCTGCCGGCACCGGACCGGCAGCCGGTACGTTGGCGGGCAATGCGCGCGCATTTGCAGGTAGATCGCGGGCAACGGGAACGTTGCGCTCCGTCACCGAGCGGCCTTGCTGCTTGACGAAATCGATGCCCTGCTCGCGCAGAATCTTCTGAACGCCCTTGATGGTATAGCCTTCGGCATGCAGCAAATGGCGGATGCCGCGCAGAAGCTCCATATCCTCAGGACGATAATAGCGGCGTCCGCCGCCCCGCTTCATCGGGCGGACTTGGGGGAAGCGCGCTTCCCAGAATCTCAAAACATGCTTTTGAACATCCAGCTCATCCGCGACCTCACTGATGGTCCGAAAAGCCTCCGCCGCCTTGCTCATCGCTACCCCTCGATGCCTTGGCCCAGTCGTTCGATCATCCAGCTTTCGCCGGCTCCTGCATGACCGATGCGCACCGCCCGCCCCACACATTCTCGTTCGCGGCTGTGGCATTAAAATGCCCGTCTCGCATCTCGCGTCCTTTGCAGAGATGCCAACCGGTTACTCGACGCTTCAGTTAGTTGGGTTGATGATACCGCCAACACTCGTCTGCGTCTCGATCAATTCGATGAGAAGGCCACAGCTTTTTTTAACGTGCTCAACGCACGCACGAAATTGCGCGTGCGCCTTCTGCACACGTCCGGACGATGCAATGGTGGAGAGGAAAAAACGACGCAATCGCGGAGGGTGGACCGTCGTGCTGCTCTCGGTCCCGCACCGCGCTCAAGCGCGGCGCACTCAATCGCTTTGTGCTCTGGAAGATAGGAAAAGCGGGCGGCTACTCGGCGGCTTTCGTGCGGCGCGAGCGGCCGGAGTTGATCCGATCCTTCATGATGTTGCTCGGGCGGAAGACCAGCACCTTGCGCGGCGTGATCGGAACCTCTTTGCCCGTCTTGGGATTGCGCCCGATGCGTTCGCCCTTCTGGCGAATGCCGAACGAGCCGAACGACGATAGCTTCACCTGCTCGCCGCGCGCCAAGCTGTCGGAGATCTCGTTCAAAACCAGCTCAACGAGTTCCTGCGACTCGTTGCGCGGCAAGCCGACCTTCCGGACCACGGCCTCGGCCAGATCGGCTCTCGTCAGCGTCTTCCCGCTCATAGGTTTCGCGCCTCCCGTCGCTAGGTATTTTTCCTTATGCTACCGGGGGTCGCAGGGGCGGTCAATGCCAGAATCGCAACAAGCAACTGAAATCGCACGAGGATTTGGGTAGCCCTGCAATCCTGGTAAAGACGCGTTTGTCAGAGGCTCGATTTGCTCGGCCTATCGCAGGTTTTTCGGGTTTGCCGGCTTACCAGCGCGCCAGCACCGCGCCCCACGTAAATCCGCCTCCCATGGCTTCCATGAGCACCAGACTGCCTTCGCGCAGGCGATGTTCTTCGAACGCCGTGTTCAGCGCGAGCGGGATCGACGCGGCGGAGGTGTTGCCGTGCCGCCCGATGGTCATAACGATCTTTTCGGGCGCGACGCCGAGCTTCTTGGCGATGCCGTCCAGAATGCGAATGTTCGCCTGATGGGGCACGTAAAGGTCGATCTCGTCGGCGGCGTAACCTGTTGCGACAAGCGTTTCCTCGATGACGCCCGAGATCTTCTGCACGGCGTGGCGGAACACTTCGCGCCCGTTCATCCGCAAGTGCCCGACCGTCTTGGTGGAGCCCGGTCCGCCATCGACGTAAAGCTGATCCTCGAAACGGCCGTCGGAACGGATGAGCGTCGAGATAATGCCGCGATCCTCGCGCGCGCCATGCTGGGGCTGCGCTTCGAGAACGACGGCGCCTGCGCCGTCACCGAACAGCACGCAGGTCGAGCGATCCGTCCAATCCAGAATTCGCGAAAACGTTTCGGCGCCGATTACGACCGCGCGCTTGGACTGGCCAGCCTTGATGAAGTTGTCGGCAATCGTCAGCGCATAGACGAAACCCGAGCACACGGCCTGGACGTCGAATGCCGCGCCTTTCTTCACGCCAAGCTCGGATTGAATCTTGACGGCGGTGGCGGGGAACGTGCGGTCGGGCGTTGCGGTCGCGCAGATGACGAGGTCGATGTCGACGGGATCAATTCCAGCGCGCACCAGAGCCTGGCGGGCCGCTGCCGCGCCCAGCGTCGAGGTCAACTCGTCGTCGCCCGCGATATGGCGCTGACGAATGCCGCTTCTCTCGACGATCCACTCGTCGGAGGTGTCAACGATCTTCGACAAATCCGCATTCGTCATCACGCGCTTCGGCAGATGAGCGCCCACACCGCGAATGACCGATCGAATGACTGCCACGAAGTCCTCTTTTCTTCTTTCCGGAGCTTATCAGGACCCAGGTGCGGGAGCGGTTCCCTCCTGCCGGGGAGCCTCGGAAACGGTGTCGAGGCGATGATGGAAGGTTTCGAGATCGGCCGCGAGGCGCTCGATCAGCCCGCTTACCGACATTTCGTAACCGAGATCGACGGCGCTCGCAAAGCCGAGGGCGTCGGTGCCGCCGTGACTCTTCACCGCGATGCCGTTGAGACCCAAAAACGTGCCGCCGTTGATGCGACGCGGGTCGATCTTCTCTTTGAGAACGCG
It encodes:
- a CDS encoding 4'-phosphopantetheinyl transferase family protein; the protein is MAHAELWFVDLEKASSALDALESATPRLSDADNARFAAMTDSAARRNRRLAHIALRALLERKCGPDIRNTPFVVSESGKPALACASVSFSLAHTAASALIALSDVGPVGVDLEHARKVKIPAARRAPIERAAVALAAGVPLAEGDPDTRFLRAWVRIEAVAKATGSGVGPILERLRPRRVPEGADGLAVAAGTSAVVAHDLTMTPGLFAAVALPPGRLLPLVRHLPDRVAALATWIAEGEAAR
- a CDS encoding beta-ketoacyl-ACP synthase III, coding for MAVIRSVIRGVGAHLPKRVMTNADLSKIVDTSDEWIVERSGIRQRHIAGDDELTSTLGAAAARQALVRAGIDPVDIDLVICATATPDRTFPATAVKIQSELGVKKGAAFDVQAVCSGFVYALTIADNFIKAGQSKRAVVIGAETFSRILDWTDRSTCVLFGDGAGAVVLEAQPQHGAREDRGIISTLIRSDGRFEDQLYVDGGPGSTKTVGHLRMNGREVFRHAVQKISGVIEETLVATGYAADEIDLYVPHQANIRILDGIAKKLGVAPEKIVMTIGRHGNTSAASIPLALNTAFEEHRLREGSLVLMEAMGGGFTWGAVLARW
- a CDS encoding integration host factor subunit alpha — encoded protein: MSGKTLTRADLAEAVVRKVGLPRNESQELVELVLNEISDSLARGEQVKLSSFGSFGIRQKGERIGRNPKTGKEVPITPRKVLVFRPSNIMKDRINSGRSRRTKAAE
- a CDS encoding MerR family transcriptional regulator — protein: MSKAAEAFRTISEVADELDVQKHVLRFWEARFPQVRPMKRGGGRRYYRPEDMELLRGIRHLLHAEGYTIKGVQKILREQGIDFVKQQGRSVTERNVPVARDLPANARALPANVPAAGPVPAAGRGPVAVAATRRGGGRQRTSATDQLATIEAAIKELEECRAMLLETIGKSEPVRAPRRARAVGA